One genomic region from Conexibacter woesei DSM 14684 encodes:
- a CDS encoding putative bifunctional diguanylate cyclase/phosphodiesterase, which translates to MSRGLVVDAAPQQRARQALRAAERLSRAVVDGLEEGVLVLDANLHPVSWNASVLRILGVTPEQLADVEQLAQAPATMSLRYDSGKPVTPRDNPALRSLRHGAPVRATLHRETETGRERWITILARPIGGAHGTSRRGVVCTFADVTSSVEAARRLREERDRAQHYLEVASTLVVVLDAGGRVELVNRQGCELLGYAEHELVGRDWNETVVPPGDRRDARAVFAQLLAGEQLPAERGETFLLTKAGEERKIAWRNAVVRDATGTVASVLCSGEDVTERRRAEAQLAYLAHHDRLTGLPNRAPLEEQLQRDLARARRTGGSVALVQVGLDNFKLVNDSLGHAAGDAVLSETAQRVAQLTRAGDVIARQGGDEFMLLLDCGAEEAQVVAQLAGDRVMAALEQPFAVAGAEFHIGASIGIALFPGNANNAESLFKHADMAMHQAKRSGGGAVVFYERGAAEARERLSLTSRLRRAIDGDELRLHFQPIYRVEDGVLVAVEALVRWEDPEHGLVPPAGFIPVAEETGLIEGIGSWVVEALCRQASRWAREGFRPRLCFNLSPRQLRQPDLVDSIARTIARHELPPGQFCAELTETAVLSDERRHSSLLDELHEAGLAIAIDDFGSGHSSLARLRDLPVQVLKVDRSFLRRVPEDPGSTAIVAAVLELGTALGMTTVVEGVEDDAQLALLRRHGAPLAQGFLLGRPVPADQLDRSPAPAARA; encoded by the coding sequence GTGAGCCGCGGCCTCGTCGTCGACGCCGCTCCCCAGCAGCGCGCGCGGCAGGCGCTGCGCGCCGCCGAGCGGCTCAGCCGCGCCGTCGTCGACGGGCTGGAGGAGGGCGTCCTCGTGCTCGACGCGAACCTCCATCCGGTCAGCTGGAACGCGAGCGTGCTGCGGATCCTCGGCGTGACGCCGGAGCAGCTCGCCGACGTCGAGCAGCTCGCGCAGGCGCCCGCGACGATGTCGCTGCGCTACGACAGCGGCAAGCCCGTCACCCCGCGCGACAACCCCGCGCTGCGGTCGCTGAGGCACGGCGCGCCCGTGCGGGCGACGCTCCACCGCGAGACGGAGACCGGTCGCGAGCGCTGGATAACGATCCTCGCGCGCCCGATCGGCGGCGCGCACGGCACCAGCCGCAGAGGCGTCGTCTGCACGTTCGCCGACGTGACCAGCAGCGTCGAGGCGGCACGGCGGCTGCGCGAGGAGCGCGACCGCGCCCAGCATTACCTCGAGGTCGCCTCCACGCTCGTCGTCGTGCTCGACGCCGGCGGCCGCGTCGAGCTGGTCAACCGCCAGGGCTGCGAGCTGCTCGGCTACGCCGAGCACGAGCTGGTCGGCCGCGACTGGAACGAGACCGTCGTGCCGCCCGGCGACCGCCGCGACGCGCGCGCCGTCTTCGCGCAGCTGCTCGCCGGCGAGCAGCTGCCGGCCGAGCGGGGGGAGACGTTCCTGCTGACGAAGGCCGGCGAGGAGCGCAAGATCGCATGGCGCAACGCGGTCGTGCGCGACGCGACCGGCACCGTCGCCTCGGTGCTCTGCTCGGGCGAGGACGTGACCGAGCGGCGCCGCGCGGAGGCGCAGCTCGCCTACCTCGCCCACCACGACCGCCTCACCGGCCTGCCGAACCGCGCGCCGCTGGAGGAGCAGCTGCAGCGCGACCTCGCGCGCGCCCGCCGCACCGGCGGCTCGGTCGCGCTCGTGCAGGTCGGCCTCGACAACTTCAAGCTCGTCAACGACTCGCTCGGGCACGCGGCCGGCGACGCGGTCCTCAGCGAGACGGCGCAGCGCGTCGCGCAGCTCACGCGCGCGGGCGACGTGATCGCCCGTCAGGGCGGCGACGAGTTCATGCTGCTGCTCGACTGCGGCGCGGAGGAGGCGCAGGTCGTCGCGCAGCTCGCCGGCGACCGCGTGATGGCGGCGCTGGAGCAGCCGTTCGCCGTCGCCGGGGCGGAGTTCCACATCGGCGCCTCGATCGGGATCGCGCTCTTCCCCGGCAACGCCAACAACGCCGAGAGCCTCTTCAAGCACGCCGACATGGCGATGCACCAGGCCAAGCGCAGCGGCGGCGGCGCCGTCGTCTTCTACGAGCGCGGTGCCGCCGAGGCGCGCGAGCGGCTGTCGCTCACGAGCCGCCTGCGCCGCGCGATCGACGGCGACGAGCTGCGCCTCCACTTCCAGCCGATCTACCGCGTCGAGGACGGCGTGCTGGTCGCGGTCGAGGCGCTCGTGCGCTGGGAGGACCCCGAGCACGGGCTCGTGCCGCCGGCCGGCTTCATCCCGGTCGCGGAGGAGACGGGCCTGATCGAGGGGATCGGCAGCTGGGTCGTCGAGGCGCTCTGCCGGCAGGCGTCGCGCTGGGCGCGCGAGGGCTTCCGCCCGCGGCTCTGCTTCAACCTCTCGCCGCGCCAGCTGCGCCAGCCCGACCTCGTCGACTCGATCGCGCGGACGATCGCCCGCCACGAGCTGCCGCCCGGCCAGTTCTGCGCCGAGCTGACCGAGACCGCCGTGCTGAGCGACGAGCGCCGCCACAGCTCGCTGCTCGACGAGCTGCACGAGGCCGGTCTCGCGATCGCGATCGACGACTTCGGCAGCGGCCATTCGTCGCTCGCTCGCCTGCGCGACCTGCCGGTGCAGGTGCTGAAGGTCGACCGCTCGTTCCTCAGACGCGTGCCGGAGGACCCGGGCTCGACCGCGATCGTCGCCGCCGTCCTGGAGCTCGGCACCGCGCTCGGGATGACGACCGTCGTCGAGGGCGTCGAGGACGACGCGCAGCTGGCGCTGCTGCGGCGTCACGGCGCCCCGCTCGCCCAGGGCTTCCTGCTCGGCCGGCCCGTCCCCGCCGACCAGCTCGACCGCTCGCCGGCGCCGGCGGCACGCGCATGA
- a CDS encoding ABC transporter ATP-binding protein translates to MAAIRLTDVCKEYDGSGALAVDGVDLEIADGEFMVLVGPSGCGKSTLLRMIAGLEDVTFGTIEIGERDVTDEEPRDRDVAMVFQNYALYPHLSVRENIGFGLKLRKMAKAEMNERVERVARSLGLTEYLDRKPAQLSGGQRQRVAMGRAMVRQPAAYLMDEPLSNLDAKLRVAMRAELARLHEQLGVTTVYVTHDQVEAMTLGSRVAVLRGGVLQQCDTPETLFERPANAFVAGFIGSPAMNLLEGTVAGDVVRFGAESLALAPEVGERVGERDVILGIRPTDFLLAGPDVDPALPRLRVVPDVVERLGSEIHIIFGIEATQLDLDGRGGLTGERDAQLLGDTRALLTARLEAGAPVAVGQPVELAVRRERIHFFTRDDGLRIETADPALTTA, encoded by the coding sequence ATGGCCGCGATCAGGCTGACCGACGTTTGCAAGGAGTACGACGGCAGCGGTGCGCTCGCGGTCGACGGCGTCGACCTGGAGATCGCCGACGGCGAGTTCATGGTGCTCGTCGGCCCGTCCGGCTGCGGCAAGTCGACGCTGCTGCGGATGATCGCGGGGCTGGAGGACGTCACCTTCGGCACGATCGAGATCGGCGAGCGCGACGTGACCGACGAGGAGCCGCGCGACCGCGACGTCGCGATGGTGTTCCAGAACTACGCGCTCTACCCGCACCTGTCGGTGCGCGAGAACATCGGCTTCGGGCTGAAGCTGCGCAAGATGGCGAAGGCGGAGATGAACGAGCGGGTCGAGCGCGTCGCGCGCTCGCTCGGGCTGACGGAGTACCTCGACCGCAAGCCGGCGCAGCTCTCCGGCGGTCAGCGCCAGCGCGTCGCGATGGGCCGCGCGATGGTGCGTCAGCCGGCCGCGTACCTGATGGACGAGCCGCTCTCCAACCTCGACGCGAAGCTGCGCGTCGCGATGCGGGCGGAGCTGGCACGGCTGCACGAGCAGCTGGGGGTCACGACCGTGTACGTGACGCACGACCAGGTCGAGGCGATGACGCTCGGCTCGCGCGTCGCGGTGCTGCGCGGCGGCGTGCTGCAGCAGTGCGACACACCCGAGACGCTGTTCGAGCGGCCCGCGAACGCGTTCGTCGCGGGCTTCATCGGCTCACCGGCGATGAACCTGCTGGAGGGGACGGTCGCCGGCGACGTCGTGCGCTTCGGCGCCGAGTCGCTGGCGCTCGCGCCGGAGGTCGGCGAGCGCGTCGGCGAGCGCGACGTGATCCTCGGCATCCGCCCGACCGACTTCCTGCTCGCGGGGCCCGACGTCGATCCGGCGCTGCCGCGGCTGCGCGTCGTGCCGGACGTCGTCGAGCGGCTCGGCTCGGAGATCCACATCATCTTCGGGATCGAGGCGACCCAGCTCGACCTCGACGGCCGCGGCGGCCTCACCGGCGAGCGCGACGCGCAGCTGCTCGGCGACACGCGCGCGCTGCTGACCGCGCGGTTGGAGGCCGGCGCCCCCGTCGCCGTCGGCCAGCCGGTCGAGCTGGCGGTCCGCCGCGAGCGGATCCACTTCTTCACCCGCGACGACGGCCTGCGGATCGAGACCGCCGACCCGGCGCTCACGACCGCCTGA
- a CDS encoding alpha/beta hydrolase — MASRHSVARWLTACAATIALLAVLVPGAQAQNGDAGRPPALAWGDCSAIEGANPRAECATATVPKDYGHRSRGTLDLYVARLPAKRPESRIGSLFVNFGGPGGTAADRIATEPDTTEEGATFAALNERFDIVGVDPRGVGLSRPSIDCRANQETQGVYAQPFERPEILDPRAMVGRDVDYIAQCVRLNRDVLPYVSTANFARDLDGLRAAVGDDKMTYLGFSYGTFLGATYESMFPRNTRAIVLDGALDPDQYVNDPLASLDEQSAGFERAVGRFLQACARDQAACAGFGGDDPWDALERLIEQAYASPIPAGDRPAIDGDDVNAAVVQAVYAKQLWPFLARALAALERGDGSRLRQLVDIFYGDNGDGTYDPITDRYFTIGALEQRYPHDLRTFLREGRRSYQRYDHAWWNHGYVEAAWGFYPVEPRGVFRGPFVNPAGAPPTLVVGTTYDPATPYKEARRLVGQLGNARLLTMRGDGHTAYGGNSPCIDAAVDAYLIDGTLPAEGTSCRQEVPFAQPQPAAPAPLSAVADRQQDGPAIAVAPHVKPDFR; from the coding sequence ATGGCTTCACGCCATTCGGTGGCGCGCTGGCTGACGGCCTGCGCCGCCACGATCGCGCTGCTCGCCGTGCTGGTGCCGGGCGCGCAGGCGCAGAACGGGGACGCCGGCCGGCCGCCGGCGCTCGCATGGGGCGACTGCTCCGCGATCGAGGGCGCCAACCCGCGCGCCGAGTGCGCGACCGCGACGGTGCCGAAGGACTACGGCCATCGCTCGCGCGGCACGCTCGACCTGTACGTCGCGAGACTGCCGGCGAAGAGACCGGAGTCGCGCATCGGCTCGCTGTTCGTGAACTTCGGCGGACCCGGCGGCACGGCCGCCGACCGCATCGCGACCGAGCCCGACACGACCGAGGAAGGAGCGACGTTCGCGGCGCTCAACGAGCGCTTCGACATCGTCGGCGTCGACCCGCGCGGCGTCGGCCTCAGCAGACCGTCGATCGACTGCAGAGCGAACCAGGAGACGCAGGGGGTCTACGCGCAGCCGTTCGAGCGGCCCGAGATCCTCGACCCGCGTGCCATGGTCGGGCGCGACGTCGACTACATCGCGCAGTGCGTGCGACTGAACCGCGACGTGCTGCCGTACGTCTCGACCGCGAACTTCGCGCGCGACCTCGACGGGCTGCGCGCGGCCGTCGGCGACGACAAGATGACGTACCTCGGCTTCTCCTACGGGACGTTCCTGGGGGCGACGTACGAGTCGATGTTCCCGCGCAATACGCGCGCGATCGTGCTCGACGGCGCGCTCGACCCCGACCAGTACGTCAACGACCCGCTCGCCTCGCTCGACGAGCAGTCGGCCGGCTTCGAGCGCGCGGTCGGACGCTTCCTGCAAGCCTGCGCCCGCGATCAGGCCGCCTGCGCCGGCTTCGGCGGCGACGACCCGTGGGATGCGCTGGAGCGGCTGATCGAGCAGGCGTACGCGTCGCCGATCCCGGCCGGTGACCGGCCGGCGATCGACGGCGACGACGTCAACGCGGCGGTCGTGCAGGCGGTCTACGCGAAGCAGCTGTGGCCGTTCCTGGCGCGCGCGCTCGCGGCGCTGGAGAGAGGCGACGGCAGCAGACTGCGCCAGCTCGTCGACATCTTCTACGGCGACAACGGCGACGGCACGTACGACCCGATCACCGACCGCTACTTCACGATCGGCGCGCTCGAGCAGCGCTATCCGCACGACCTGCGCACGTTCCTGCGCGAGGGCAGACGTTCCTACCAGCGCTACGACCACGCCTGGTGGAACCACGGCTACGTCGAGGCGGCATGGGGCTTCTACCCCGTCGAGCCGCGCGGCGTCTTCCGCGGCCCGTTCGTGAACCCGGCCGGCGCGCCGCCGACGCTCGTCGTCGGCACGACGTACGACCCGGCGACGCCGTACAAGGAGGCGAGACGGCTCGTCGGACAGCTCGGCAACGCGCGACTGCTGACGATGCGCGGCGACGGCCACACCGCCTACGGCGGCAACTCGCCGTGCATCGACGCGGCGGTCGACGCCTACCTGATCGACGGCACGCTGCCGGCGGAGGGGACGTCGTGCAGACAGGAGGTCCCGTTCGCCCAGCCGCAGCCGGCCGCGCCGGCGCCGCTGAGCGCGGTGGCCGACCGGCAGCAGGACGGTCCCGCGATCGCGGTCGCCCCGCACGTGAAGCCGGACTTCCGCTGA
- a CDS encoding type II toxin-antitoxin system VapC family toxin: MSVLLLDASVWIASVDGDDRHHAAARELIADGPGARELAALDLTVFEVANVAVRSWRDVARATRLAELVEVSCASDLERIDGETAAYTVRIADELGLTAYDAAYVAVSRRRGWTLVSCDMKDLVGPGHAVAPDDVPPLAS; this comes from the coding sequence GTGAGCGTCCTGCTGCTCGACGCAAGCGTCTGGATCGCGTCGGTCGACGGTGATGACAGACACCATGCCGCCGCACGCGAGCTGATCGCGGACGGGCCGGGCGCGCGCGAGCTGGCGGCGCTCGATCTGACCGTGTTCGAGGTCGCGAACGTGGCGGTCCGCAGCTGGCGCGACGTCGCCCGCGCGACGCGTCTCGCCGAGCTGGTCGAGGTCTCATGCGCGTCGGACCTCGAGCGGATCGACGGCGAGACGGCGGCGTACACCGTCCGCATCGCCGACGAGCTGGGGTTGACCGCGTACGACGCGGCCTACGTGGCGGTCTCGCGGCGGCGCGGCTGGACGCTCGTCAGCTGCGACATGAAGGACCTCGTCGGACCGGGGCACGCCGTCGCACCGGACGACGTGCCGCCGCTCGCGAGCTGA
- a CDS encoding sugar porter family MFS transporter, giving the protein MAEAAASGSGHESHYRRNVWVTAGVAAMGGALFGYDTGMISGAQVFIEQDFDVSSSGIGLVVSAVTAGALLGALATGPLTQRMSRRAIILLAAVVFIFGAALAAAAPNVEVLIGARLVIGLAVGFASTVVPLYISEVVPTARRGSMVAMFQLAITAGILLAYLVNAVFAGSEEWRAVFALAAVPATALFIGMLLLPNSPRWLVAVGRVDDAREVMQHVRDPDDPATEQELQEIVAAVDEDARRAKQPLAQALTSPLARTILTVGIGLGIFQQITGINTIIYYAPTILKEAGLGTETAALTTVGIGALNFLATLFALTVVDRIGRRTILIVGMTGMVLTMAALSIVFAIDDFDGIGQIVAVASLFGFIACFAISWGWGFWVMASEIYPLFIRGQAISIGNTIQWGANFVISLLFPILLASWGGAPVFAMLAAFGIAALLFTWRLVPETNGKTLEEIEAEWRRRAGVRDEPAAAPA; this is encoded by the coding sequence ATGGCGGAGGCGGCTGCGTCGGGGTCGGGGCACGAGTCCCACTACCGGCGGAACGTGTGGGTGACGGCCGGCGTCGCCGCGATGGGCGGGGCGTTGTTCGGCTACGACACCGGCATGATCTCCGGCGCCCAGGTCTTCATCGAGCAGGACTTCGACGTCTCCTCGTCGGGGATCGGGCTCGTCGTCAGCGCCGTGACGGCGGGCGCGCTGCTCGGCGCGCTCGCGACCGGTCCGCTGACGCAGCGGATGTCGCGGCGGGCGATCATCCTGCTGGCGGCCGTCGTCTTCATCTTCGGCGCCGCGCTCGCCGCGGCGGCGCCGAACGTCGAGGTGCTGATCGGCGCGCGCCTGGTCATCGGCCTCGCGGTCGGGTTCGCCTCGACGGTCGTCCCGCTCTACATCTCCGAGGTCGTGCCGACCGCGAGACGCGGGTCGATGGTGGCGATGTTCCAGCTCGCGATCACTGCCGGCATCCTGCTCGCCTACCTCGTCAACGCCGTCTTCGCGGGCTCGGAGGAGTGGCGCGCCGTCTTCGCGCTCGCGGCGGTCCCCGCGACGGCGCTGTTCATCGGCATGCTGCTGCTGCCCAACAGCCCGCGCTGGCTCGTCGCGGTCGGCCGCGTGGACGACGCGCGCGAGGTGATGCAGCACGTTCGCGACCCCGACGACCCGGCGACCGAGCAGGAGCTGCAGGAGATCGTCGCCGCGGTCGACGAGGACGCCAGACGCGCGAAGCAGCCGCTCGCGCAGGCGCTCACCAGCCCGCTCGCGCGGACGATCCTGACCGTCGGGATCGGGCTCGGGATCTTCCAGCAGATCACCGGCATCAACACGATCATCTACTACGCGCCGACGATCCTGAAGGAGGCCGGGCTCGGCACCGAGACCGCCGCGTTGACGACGGTCGGGATCGGCGCGCTCAACTTCCTCGCGACGCTGTTCGCGCTGACCGTCGTCGACAGAATCGGCCGCCGCACGATCCTGATCGTCGGCATGACCGGCATGGTGCTGACGATGGCGGCGCTGTCGATCGTCTTCGCGATCGACGACTTCGACGGGATCGGCCAGATCGTCGCCGTCGCCTCGCTGTTCGGCTTCATCGCCTGCTTCGCGATCAGCTGGGGCTGGGGCTTCTGGGTGATGGCGTCGGAGATCTACCCGCTCTTCATCCGCGGCCAGGCGATCTCGATCGGCAACACGATCCAATGGGGGGCGAACTTCGTCATCTCGCTGCTGTTCCCGATCCTGCTCGCCTCGTGGGGCGGCGCGCCCGTCTTCGCGATGCTGGCTGCCTTCGGCATCGCCGCGCTGCTGTTCACGTGGCGGCTCGTGCCCGAGACGAACGGCAAGACGCTGGAGGAGATCGAGGCGGAGTGGCGCCGCCGCGCCGGCGTCAGAGACGAGCCGGCGGCAGCGCCCGCCTGA
- a CDS encoding ammonium transporter, which produces MTESLVLAARSLGEVTIDLDALWLVVAAVLVMFMQAGFACVEIGFSRGRNAGAVVAKVLFNFSLVTLVWWACGFALAFGGGAWLLGDSGFFLHVGETISAGSPIAGTVTSADTGYVFFQLAFCAVSFAIVWGTTLERIRFVAYPIYGVVFAALIYPLVAHSIFGGGLLGDVGDGMQDFAGSTVVHLTGATGGLAALLLLGPRRGKYGPDGSPRAIPGHSMPMFGVGVLILWLGWFGFNAGSTLTTAGARFAEVALVTNLAAAAGVIGATLTVWLLTRRLDVGMIGNGAIGALVAITAPSGYIELWAAPLIGAVAGALVVVSVLAIDRKLDDPVGALSAHGVAGVWGTLSCGLFAAPRLVDAPGVPGEAGLVYSGSFEQLGVQALGVLVAFLLVFTLSYLTFAAIKALFGLRVTDEEEQEGLDIVEHGMYGYPEQFIVAGDGFGEGFDSLPER; this is translated from the coding sequence ATGACCGAGTCGCTCGTCCTCGCCGCGCGCTCGCTCGGCGAGGTCACGATCGACCTCGACGCGCTCTGGCTCGTCGTCGCCGCGGTGCTCGTGATGTTCATGCAGGCCGGCTTCGCGTGCGTCGAGATCGGCTTCTCGCGCGGTCGCAACGCCGGCGCGGTCGTCGCGAAGGTGCTGTTCAACTTCTCGCTCGTGACGCTCGTCTGGTGGGCGTGCGGCTTCGCGCTCGCGTTCGGCGGCGGCGCGTGGCTGCTGGGCGACTCCGGCTTCTTCCTGCACGTCGGCGAGACGATCTCCGCCGGCAGCCCGATAGCCGGCACGGTCACGTCCGCGGACACCGGCTACGTCTTCTTCCAGCTGGCGTTCTGCGCCGTCTCGTTCGCGATCGTGTGGGGGACGACGCTGGAGCGGATCCGCTTCGTCGCCTACCCGATCTACGGCGTCGTCTTCGCGGCGCTGATCTACCCGCTCGTCGCCCACTCGATCTTCGGCGGCGGCCTGCTCGGCGACGTCGGCGACGGGATGCAGGACTTCGCCGGCTCGACCGTCGTCCACCTGACCGGTGCGACCGGCGGCCTCGCGGCGCTGCTGCTGCTCGGCCCGCGCAGGGGCAAGTACGGGCCGGACGGCTCGCCGCGCGCGATCCCTGGCCATTCGATGCCGATGTTCGGCGTCGGCGTGCTGATCCTGTGGCTCGGCTGGTTCGGCTTCAACGCCGGCTCGACGCTGACGACTGCCGGCGCGCGCTTCGCCGAGGTCGCGCTCGTCACCAACCTCGCCGCAGCGGCCGGCGTGATCGGCGCGACGCTGACGGTGTGGCTGCTGACGCGCCGGCTCGACGTCGGCATGATCGGCAACGGCGCGATCGGCGCGCTCGTCGCGATCACGGCGCCGAGCGGCTACATCGAGCTGTGGGCGGCGCCGCTGATCGGCGCGGTCGCCGGCGCGCTCGTCGTCGTCTCGGTGCTGGCGATCGACCGCAAGCTCGACGATCCCGTCGGCGCGCTCTCCGCGCACGGCGTCGCCGGCGTCTGGGGGACGCTCTCGTGCGGCCTGTTCGCGGCGCCGCGGCTGGTCGACGCGCCCGGCGTGCCGGGCGAGGCCGGGCTCGTCTACAGCGGCTCGTTCGAGCAGCTGGGAGTCCAGGCGCTCGGCGTGCTGGTCGCGTTCCTGCTCGTCTTCACGCTCTCCTACCTGACGTTCGCGGCGATCAAGGCGCTGTTCGGCCTGCGCGTGACGGACGAGGAGGAGCAGGAAGGGCTCGACATCGTCGAGCACGGCATGTACGGCTACCCGGAGCAGTTCATCGTCGCGGGCGACGGTTTCGGGGAGGGCTTCGACTCGCTGCCGGAGCGATAG
- a CDS encoding CocE/NonD family hydrolase, with translation MTLLSEIAGRSLRLPRAQTRDVVVERDLPATMDDGVVLLADRYIARAEPSDGTDSPPPTVLIRTPYGRRGFFGFVYGRLLAERGFQTVVQSVRGTFGSGGEFTPFDERADGLATLRWLRDQPWCEGPVGMIGSSYMGLTQWAVASAADGSIGALAPSITASQFHGQAYGGGSISLDTALSWMLIIAAQERRLAPLRLILGMRRSLPRAFDALPLQEVDALVAGEPVPFFREWFDVTAPDDPYWTQRDFSADVAGVTAPVQLIGGWQDIFLPWLIEDYVALRRAGRTTQLVVGPWAHTSPGLLAASTREGIAWLRAHLAGDRRLLDEAPVRVWVGGENAWRALPDWPPPGVRPWRLHLRGGGRLAEAPPPDPTAVAVQPGGAADAAASDTAPDRFRYDPNDPTPALGGPVLLAREPVTDNRPLEARADVLTFTTAPLEHDVEALGPVEADLHVRTSSPYADVFVRVCDVEPDGRSLNVCDALIRLTADAPPAAADGSRRVSFQLWPTAHRFGAGHRVRVLVAGGAHPRYARNAGTGEPPQTATRLVAVDHELLHDAAHPSAVVLSVRGG, from the coding sequence ATGACCCTTCTGAGCGAGATCGCGGGGCGCTCGCTGCGTCTGCCGCGCGCGCAGACGCGGGACGTCGTCGTCGAGCGCGACCTGCCGGCGACGATGGACGACGGCGTCGTCCTGCTGGCAGATCGTTACATCGCGCGCGCGGAGCCCTCCGACGGCACCGATTCGCCCCCTCCGACGGTGTTGATCCGCACCCCGTACGGCCGGCGCGGCTTCTTCGGCTTCGTCTACGGGCGGCTGCTCGCCGAGCGCGGCTTCCAGACGGTCGTGCAGAGCGTGCGCGGGACGTTCGGCTCGGGCGGCGAGTTCACGCCGTTCGACGAGCGCGCCGATGGCCTCGCGACGCTGCGCTGGCTGAGAGACCAGCCGTGGTGCGAGGGGCCGGTCGGGATGATCGGCAGCAGCTACATGGGCCTCACGCAGTGGGCGGTCGCGAGCGCGGCGGACGGCTCGATCGGCGCGCTCGCGCCGTCGATCACCGCCTCGCAGTTCCACGGCCAGGCGTACGGCGGCGGCTCGATCTCGCTCGACACCGCGCTCTCCTGGATGCTGATCATCGCCGCGCAGGAGCGCCGGCTCGCGCCGCTGCGGCTGATCCTCGGGATGCGCCGCAGCCTCCCCCGCGCGTTCGATGCGCTCCCGTTGCAAGAGGTCGACGCGCTCGTCGCCGGGGAGCCCGTCCCGTTCTTCCGCGAGTGGTTCGACGTCACGGCACCGGACGACCCGTACTGGACCCAACGCGACTTCTCCGCCGACGTCGCCGGCGTCACCGCGCCGGTCCAGCTGATCGGCGGCTGGCAGGACATCTTCCTGCCGTGGCTGATCGAGGACTACGTCGCGCTGCGCAGAGCCGGCCGCACGACCCAGCTCGTCGTCGGTCCGTGGGCGCACACCTCTCCGGGCCTGCTCGCCGCCAGCACGCGCGAGGGGATCGCGTGGCTGCGGGCGCATCTGGCCGGCGACCGCCGCCTGCTCGACGAGGCCCCGGTGCGCGTCTGGGTCGGCGGTGAGAACGCCTGGCGCGCGCTGCCCGACTGGCCGCCGCCCGGCGTCCGCCCCTGGCGGCTGCACCTGCGCGGCGGCGGTCGGCTCGCCGAGGCGCCGCCGCCGGATCCCACGGCTGTCGCCGTCCAGCCCGGCGGCGCTGCCGACGCGGCCGCGAGCGACACCGCACCGGACCGCTTCCGCTACGACCCCAACGACCCGACGCCCGCGCTCGGCGGCCCTGTCCTGCTCGCGCGCGAGCCGGTGACGGACAACCGCCCGCTCGAAGCGCGCGCCGACGTCCTCACCTTCACGACGGCGCCGCTGGAGCACGACGTCGAGGCGCTCGGGCCGGTCGAGGCCGACCTGCACGTGCGCACGAGCAGCCCCTACGCCGACGTCTTCGTGCGCGTCTGCGACGTCGAGCCCGACGGGCGCTCGCTCAACGTCTGCGACGCGCTGATCCGCCTCACCGCCGACGCGCCGCCCGCGGCGGCCGACGGCAGCCGCCGCGTCAGCTTCCAGCTGTGGCCGACCGCGCACCGCTTCGGAGCCGGCCACCGCGTCCGCGTGCTCGTCGCGGGCGGCGCCCACCCGCGCTACGCGCGCAACGCCGGCACCGGCGAGCCGCCGCAGACCGCGACGAGGCTCGTCGCGGTCGACCACGAGCTGCTGCACGACGCCGCGCACCCGTCGGCGGTCGTGCTGAGCGTGCGCGGCGGCTGA
- a CDS encoding CopG family ribbon-helix-helix protein, which produces MAKVMISLPDDLLERFDTYAQRRRTTRSGLLRELAEHELAANSDARRRRVDELLANPGNYGGHGTRYVREDRNRDNP; this is translated from the coding sequence ATGGCGAAAGTGATGATCAGCCTCCCCGACGACCTGCTGGAGCGATTCGACACGTACGCCCAGCGGCGCAGAACGACCCGCAGCGGCCTGCTGCGGGAGCTGGCCGAGCACGAGCTGGCGGCCAACTCCGACGCCCGGCGCAGACGCGTCGACGAGCTGTTGGCGAACCCCGGCAACTACGGCGGCCACGGCACGAGATACGTGCGCGAGGACCGCAACCGCGACAACCCGTGA